The proteins below are encoded in one region of Macrococcus armenti:
- the hemE gene encoding uroporphyrinogen decarboxylase, with protein MNQFNDTILKAARGEKADHTPVWFMRQAGRSQPEYRKIKETHSLFEITHDPELCAYVTKLPVDQYNTDAAILYKDIMSPLGAIGVDVEIKSGIGPVIDNPIRSKADVEKLGEIHPEQDVPYILDTIKLLTTEQLNVPLIGFTGAPFTLASYMIEGGPSKNYNKTKAMMYEAPEAWHLLMEKLADMCITYTHAQIDAGCKMIQVFDSWVGALNKADYRQFIAPHMERIFREIKAKGVPVTTFGVGASHLIEEWNALPVDVLGLDWRLQIEEARNLGITKTLQGNLDPAILMAPWPVIESHLKRILDQGLQTDSYIFNLGHGVFPAVQPDTLRRVSAFVHDYSSAYKANQS; from the coding sequence TTGAATCAATTTAATGATACGATTTTAAAGGCTGCAAGAGGAGAAAAGGCAGATCATACACCAGTATGGTTTATGCGTCAGGCAGGTCGCAGCCAGCCAGAATACAGAAAGATAAAAGAAACACATAGTTTATTTGAAATTACGCATGATCCGGAACTTTGTGCGTATGTTACGAAGTTACCTGTAGATCAATATAATACAGATGCGGCAATCTTATACAAAGATATTATGAGCCCGCTCGGTGCAATAGGTGTAGATGTAGAAATTAAATCAGGTATCGGTCCGGTTATCGACAATCCTATCCGTTCTAAAGCAGATGTAGAAAAATTAGGTGAAATTCATCCGGAACAAGATGTACCTTACATTTTAGATACGATTAAACTGTTAACGACAGAACAGTTAAATGTACCATTAATCGGCTTTACAGGTGCACCGTTTACTTTAGCGAGTTATATGATTGAAGGTGGACCTTCTAAAAACTATAACAAGACGAAAGCGATGATGTACGAAGCACCTGAAGCGTGGCATTTATTAATGGAGAAGTTAGCAGATATGTGTATTACATATACGCACGCGCAAATTGATGCAGGTTGTAAAATGATTCAAGTATTTGATTCGTGGGTAGGCGCATTGAACAAAGCGGATTACCGCCAGTTTATCGCACCGCATATGGAACGTATATTCCGTGAAATTAAAGCTAAAGGTGTACCGGTAACAACATTCGGTGTCGGGGCAAGTCACTTAATAGAAGAATGGAATGCATTACCGGTAGATGTACTTGGTCTTGACTGGAGACTTCAAATTGAAGAGGCACGTAATCTAGGCATTACGAAGACACTTCAAGGTAACTTAGATCCAGCAATATTAATGGCACCTTGGCCAGTAATTGAATCACATTTAAAACGCATATTAGATCAAGGATTACAAACAGATAGTTACATCTTTAACTTAGGGCACGGTGTATTCCCAGCAGTACAACCGGATACGTTAAGACGTGTAAGCGCATTTGTACATGACTACTCAAGCGCATATAAAGCAAATCAATCATAA